Genomic segment of Avibacterium volantium:
AGGCCAGTTATATTTTCAGTCGCTTTGTTAAATCTAACAGATGCATCTTGTATATCTATAATAATATCATTCATAGTTATATATATAAAATAAATTGATTTTGTTTACGGTTAAAGACCCATAGTCCGATTGCTAACATTACAATAGCAGTAATAGAACCTTGATATAACCAATCCATTGGTAGCGGTTTGGCATAGAGAACAAGATCTCTAAATTGTAATAAATAGCCATACATAGGATTTAGGTTTTGGTAAATTACCTGGTACTCATCGGAAATAATTGAGACGGGATAAAAGATTGGGGTTACATATAACCAGATAGAAATTAAGACGCCCCATAGATACTGTATATCTCTAAAAAATACGGTACTACTTGCTAGTAGTAAACTAAGACCTAAAGTAAATAGATAAACTTCCATAAATACTATAGGGATTAAGAGTATATACCATGAGATAGGTGTAGAAGTAATAAGCATTACTAGCGCTAATGCCACCAGCGAAAATAACAGATTCACTAATGAGCTTGTTACTCTTGATATAGGGAATATTGCCTTAGGTACATAGGTTTTTTTGAGTAATGCTCCATTTCCAGTGATTGAAGATACGGACATATTTGTCGCCTCAGCAACAAAGTTGAACAGCACTTGTCCAGTAAGTAAGTACACTGGATAATTTGGTACATCAAATCTAAATAGACTAGAAAAGACAACTACTAAAACGAGCATCATCATTAGTGGATTTAAGATACTCCAAATATAGCCAAGATAACTATGTCTATACTTTAGTTTTATATCTTTTATGATTAGCTGTTTTAATAATTCTCTATAACGATAGATTTCTGAAATCTCTTTTTTTATCATATTTAAAATACTTTTTACTCAAATAGAACTGCTTTATGAAGAGAGCTACCTAATAAATCTTTATTTGATAAATTAGGCTCTCCAATTATGGGCCATTCAATACCTACAGTAGGGTCATTCCAAATCAAGGAGTGTTCGGCATTAGGATTATAATAGTCAGTACACTTATACACAAATTCGGCTTCATCACTTAAAACATAAAAACCATGGGCAAATCCTTCGGGCACCCATAATTGTCTTTTATTTTCAGCTGATAAAATTTCCCCTACCCATTTACCAAAAGTTGGTGAATTTTTACGGAGATCCACTGCAACATCAAAAACAGCTCCTGAAATTACCCTTACTAGCTTTCCTTGAGTGTTTTCTGTTTGATAATGTAGTCCTCTTAATACACCTTTAGTAGATTTTGAATGGTTTTCTTGTACAAAAGTTCGATTGCACACATTTTCTTTAAACCATTGGTCGCGAAAGGTCTCCATAAAGAAACCACGTTCGTCACCAAAAACTTGGGGTTCTAGAATTTTTACATCAGGAATAGTTGTGTCAATAATTTTCATTATGATGTCCTGTTTTCAATTAAATATATGCTCTTATATTTTTTAACGCATCTTGCCAATTACTTGGGGATATATTAAATGCATTTCTTATTTTTGTATGGCTTAGTTTCGAATTTGCTGGACGTTTTGCTGCAGTTGGGTAACTTAGTGTATCA
This window contains:
- a CDS encoding ABC transporter permease — encoded protein: MIKKEISEIYRYRELLKQLIIKDIKLKYRHSYLGYIWSILNPLMMMLVLVVVFSSLFRFDVPNYPVYLLTGQVLFNFVAEATNMSVSSITGNGALLKKTYVPKAIFPISRVTSSLVNLLFSLVALALVMLITSTPISWYILLIPIVFMEVYLFTLGLSLLLASSTVFFRDIQYLWGVLISIWLYVTPIFYPVSIISDEYQVIYQNLNPMYGYLLQFRDLVLYAKPLPMDWLYQGSITAIVMLAIGLWVFNRKQNQFILYI
- the rfbC gene encoding dTDP-4-dehydrorhamnose 3,5-epimerase, coding for MKIIDTTIPDVKILEPQVFGDERGFFMETFRDQWFKENVCNRTFVQENHSKSTKGVLRGLHYQTENTQGKLVRVISGAVFDVAVDLRKNSPTFGKWVGEILSAENKRQLWVPEGFAHGFYVLSDEAEFVYKCTDYYNPNAEHSLIWNDPTVGIEWPIIGEPNLSNKDLLGSSLHKAVLFE